From a region of the Fibrobacter sp. UWB2 genome:
- a CDS encoding putative toxin-antitoxin system toxin component, PIN family, whose translation MNVVIDTNVLISGIFWNGSPRKFLSLVFRQDIKPYATIDMMAEYCRIIDKIAKKRPDIAAKWKSQIAKVMTIIEKSETVDICRDPKDNMFLECAIAASAYYLVSGDSDLLVLREFKKIPIVTVNQFFDAHPEYEVTEA comes from the coding sequence ATGAATGTTGTTATCGACACGAATGTTCTCATTTCAGGTATTTTTTGGAATGGATCACCGCGAAAGTTTTTATCGCTCGTTTTTCGACAGGATATAAAGCCGTATGCAACAATAGACATGATGGCGGAATATTGCCGTATCATAGACAAAATTGCAAAAAAGCGCCCTGACATCGCCGCAAAATGGAAAAGCCAAATTGCAAAGGTGATGACCATTATCGAAAAAAGTGAAACGGTCGACATATGCAGGGATCCCAAGGACAATATGTTTTTGGAATGTGCTATTGCGGCAAGCGCTTACTATTTGGTAAGTGGTGATTCAGATTTACTAGTATTAAGGGAATTCAAGAAGATTCCAATCGTTACAGTAAATCAATTTTTTGATGCGCACCCAGAATACGAAGTGACTGAAGCTTAA
- a CDS encoding TIGR03960 family B12-binding radical SAM protein, translated as MTILEKIALALPAVESPARYMGGEANSVIKDHSKMLARMAFVFPDTYEIGMSNNGLRILYHVLNREPDLLCEVAFAPWDDMAAEMKKYDIPLYTHASYTAVKDYEVVGLTLQTELNFTNVPYVLELAGIPAWQKDRAESDPIVVSGGPSMGNPEPVADFFDAFMIGDGEKLVVDFVRCVGEGRKAGLKRAQILENLSKLDGVYVPSLMKVVKNEYGVIVPAEPAKGSYEKTNGVRRQFIPKLDPKDYPIKNLIANMQLVHNRFSVEVMRGCAQGCRFCQAGIWYRPCRELNPDDVLDIAKAGIQATGERELGLLSLSTADYKPVEALTDSIIDDPFYDNVDVSLPSIRVNSFGQSLAEKVAALKGGRSATFAPETGSERIRKMINKTISDQDMYDAAEHAFSSGFNKIKLYTMIGFPTENLDDMQAFCELIFNLVKIGRKYNRGIQIAVSIGILIPKSFTGLQWAPFMDKETALGHIRYVREKFFKHPNVKINWAAWETSFLEAVYSRGDRSLGPVIYAAYKKGIIFESDSYRFDFDKWLQVWEECGYDTNWVYRERDKDEVFPWDFIHAGTTKQYLRREWEKAFDPNSAPVPNCKWGDCQACGIPGFGKEIVLADDPVRHKAPSRTPEEIKKLVAERRPSQKVSYSYKITFKKSGISRFLPHHNMLSFFERTFICAGIPIKFSEGFSPKPRIVNMGALPLGLETYCEVISVDLLQKLDLSAEGKPAIIAKLSAPFPRGMEIVDIEPLKEKLSKHFPKAMVYRHTPESIPADLMQKFEQKQLPIVTNHRGQQMDLNEQILGIDIQNGTMVVRVKCNNQGTTPSPFVIFAGLLGIEIDPAKLDEVSRRFLVAKIAIEW; from the coding sequence ATGACAATCCTTGAGAAAATCGCACTTGCACTCCCCGCAGTAGAATCCCCCGCTCGTTACATGGGCGGCGAAGCGAACAGCGTCATCAAAGACCACAGCAAAATGCTTGCACGCATGGCGTTTGTGTTCCCGGACACTTACGAAATCGGCATGAGCAACAACGGGCTCAGAATTTTGTACCATGTGCTGAACCGCGAACCGGATTTGCTTTGCGAAGTGGCTTTTGCGCCGTGGGACGACATGGCCGCCGAGATGAAGAAGTACGATATTCCGCTTTATACGCACGCAAGCTATACGGCGGTCAAGGATTACGAAGTCGTGGGGCTTACGCTCCAGACTGAACTCAACTTTACAAACGTGCCGTACGTGCTTGAACTTGCAGGGATTCCGGCATGGCAAAAAGACCGTGCCGAAAGCGACCCGATTGTCGTTTCGGGTGGACCCTCGATGGGGAACCCCGAGCCAGTCGCGGATTTCTTTGACGCGTTCATGATTGGCGATGGCGAAAAACTTGTTGTTGATTTTGTACGTTGTGTGGGAGAAGGCCGCAAGGCAGGTCTCAAGCGCGCCCAGATTCTAGAAAATTTGTCTAAACTCGATGGCGTTTACGTTCCGAGCTTGATGAAAGTTGTCAAGAACGAATACGGCGTGATTGTGCCAGCGGAACCTGCAAAAGGCTCTTACGAAAAGACAAACGGTGTACGCCGTCAGTTTATCCCAAAACTCGACCCGAAAGACTACCCCATCAAGAACTTGATTGCAAACATGCAACTTGTTCACAACCGCTTTAGCGTGGAAGTGATGCGTGGTTGCGCGCAGGGTTGTAGGTTCTGCCAGGCAGGCATTTGGTACAGACCGTGCCGCGAGCTCAATCCGGACGATGTTTTGGACATTGCAAAAGCGGGCATTCAAGCAACTGGCGAACGCGAACTTGGTCTTTTGTCGCTTTCTACCGCTGACTACAAACCGGTCGAAGCGCTCACGGACTCCATTATTGACGACCCGTTTTACGATAACGTAGACGTAAGCCTCCCGAGTATCCGCGTCAACAGTTTTGGACAAAGTCTCGCTGAAAAAGTAGCAGCGCTCAAAGGCGGTCGCAGTGCCACGTTCGCACCGGAAACAGGTTCCGAGCGCATCCGCAAGATGATCAACAAGACCATCAGCGACCAGGACATGTACGACGCCGCTGAACACGCATTTTCTAGCGGGTTCAACAAGATTAAGCTTTACACGATGATTGGCTTCCCGACCGAGAACCTCGATGACATGCAGGCGTTCTGCGAACTCATCTTCAATCTCGTGAAAATCGGACGCAAGTACAACCGCGGCATTCAAATTGCAGTGAGCATCGGCATTCTCATCCCGAAGTCGTTTACGGGCCTGCAATGGGCTCCGTTTATGGACAAAGAAACAGCTCTCGGACACATCCGCTACGTGCGCGAAAAATTTTTCAAGCACCCGAACGTGAAAATCAACTGGGCGGCCTGGGAAACAAGTTTCTTGGAAGCAGTCTACAGCCGTGGCGACCGCAGCCTCGGTCCAGTCATTTACGCCGCCTACAAGAAGGGCATTATCTTCGAAAGCGACAGCTACCGTTTTGACTTTGACAAGTGGCTCCAAGTTTGGGAAGAATGCGGCTACGACACAAACTGGGTCTACCGCGAACGCGATAAGGACGAAGTCTTCCCGTGGGACTTTATTCACGCGGGCACGACAAAGCAATACTTGCGCCGCGAATGGGAAAAGGCTTTCGATCCAAATTCCGCACCTGTGCCAAACTGCAAATGGGGTGATTGCCAAGCTTGCGGCATCCCGGGATTCGGCAAAGAAATTGTCCTCGCCGACGACCCTGTGCGCCACAAGGCGCCGAGCCGTACCCCTGAAGAAATCAAGAAGCTCGTGGCAGAACGCCGTCCGAGCCAGAAGGTGAGCTACAGCTACAAGATTACGTTCAAGAAGTCCGGCATCAGCCGATTCCTGCCGCACCACAACATGCTCAGTTTCTTCGAACGCACGTTCATTTGCGCAGGCATCCCGATCAAGTTCAGCGAGGGATTCAGCCCGAAGCCCCGCATTGTGAACATGGGGGCCTTGCCGCTTGGACTTGAAACTTACTGCGAAGTCATCAGCGTTGATTTATTGCAAAAGCTCGACCTCTCCGCCGAAGGCAAACCCGCCATTATCGCAAAGCTCAGCGCTCCGTTTCCGCGCGGTATGGAAATCGTGGACATCGAGCCTTTGAAGGAAAAGCTCTCGAAGCATTTCCCGAAAGCGATGGTCTACCGCCACACGCCCGAAAGCATCCCCGCCGACCTTATGCAAAAGTTCGAACAAAAGCAATTGCCTATTGTCACGAACCACCGCGGTCAGCAGATGGACTTGAACGAGCAGATTTTGGGTATTGATATTCAGAACGGCACGATGGTCGTGCGCGTCAAGTGCAACAACCAGGGGACAACCCCTAGTCCGTTTGTCATTTTTGCAGGGCTGCTTGGCATTGAGATTGACCCGGCCAAGCTCGATGAAGTCTCCCGCCGCTTCCTCGTCGCGAAGATTGCAATTGAGTGGTAA
- a CDS encoding DUF3791 domain-containing protein — MEKQIAWTVAAISEFAKAKELSPKQAFNYLRLFKGMDFLEKHYEAEHLLSFDDTVDDLTAICQRNGGLIQ, encoded by the coding sequence ATGGAAAAACAAATAGCGTGGACGGTCGCTGCTATTAGTGAATTTGCTAAGGCGAAAGAGCTTTCACCCAAACAAGCTTTTAATTATCTGAGACTTTTTAAAGGAATGGATTTTCTAGAAAAGCATTATGAGGCAGAACATTTGCTCTCTTTTGACGATACCGTTGATGATTTGACCGCAATCTGTCAAAGAAACGGTGGACTCATTCAATGA
- a CDS encoding GGDEF domain-containing protein: protein MNIVKYIFWLVAFLMGVIAAYVVPEETMSVGAKFIFVGAWGAVLGFVFYTVCSRQIEAIENDFNEVLNKPQPKDTQFVSVRLQEEKKNPLPPGAIPAAEALKQQPVPASIKKLDAAALKVGFPLEAWNGFKLGILRNRPFTEVIDAMQKLLPELFPEASGVLYMYGGVQTELSQIFRFGPNVISDETVLPAECASFNTGDIVVTDYSSPEVSSGCTHLHHRPKGIAICAPIEGLEEHFGILTLQVDKLPETETKEYWQAKVSIVATAFGLYVANQDLSMRFEQHSIRDVLTGLFNKRYMEESLSREITAAVRHKSPIGIVMLYPDAIPAVQNAQGRHAVEQLFWELGQRLPSYIRGEDIPCRYSDDVFCVIMPGADLQITRNRAERIRNEISQLQIAYGEGILATTLSMGVAVMPTHANDAGSLIYTAEASLQMAMQAGGNRVVVANSIVK, encoded by the coding sequence ATGAATATCGTTAAATATATCTTTTGGTTGGTCGCCTTTTTGATGGGCGTTATTGCTGCATATGTCGTCCCCGAAGAGACTATGTCCGTCGGGGCCAAGTTCATATTTGTCGGAGCTTGGGGCGCAGTGCTCGGCTTCGTTTTTTATACCGTCTGCAGCAGGCAGATTGAAGCCATCGAAAACGATTTTAACGAGGTGCTGAACAAGCCGCAGCCCAAGGACACACAGTTCGTGTCGGTCCGCCTCCAAGAAGAAAAGAAGAACCCGCTCCCGCCGGGTGCAATCCCCGCCGCCGAAGCCCTCAAACAGCAGCCCGTGCCCGCCTCCATCAAGAAGCTCGATGCCGCCGCCCTCAAGGTCGGGTTCCCGCTCGAAGCCTGGAACGGCTTTAAGCTCGGAATTCTGCGCAACCGTCCGTTCACCGAAGTCATCGACGCCATGCAAAAGCTCTTGCCGGAACTTTTCCCCGAAGCTTCTGGCGTACTTTATATGTACGGTGGCGTGCAGACCGAACTCTCTCAGATTTTCCGCTTTGGTCCGAACGTCATCAGTGACGAAACCGTGCTCCCAGCCGAATGCGCAAGCTTCAATACCGGCGACATCGTCGTGACTGACTATAGCTCTCCTGAAGTCTCTAGCGGTTGTACGCACTTGCACCACCGCCCGAAGGGCATTGCCATTTGCGCCCCGATCGAAGGCCTCGAAGAACACTTCGGCATTCTGACACTCCAGGTCGATAAGCTCCCGGAAACCGAAACCAAGGAATACTGGCAGGCCAAGGTGAGCATTGTCGCTACCGCGTTTGGACTTTACGTGGCGAACCAGGACCTCAGCATGCGCTTTGAACAGCACAGCATCCGTGACGTGCTGACCGGTCTTTTTAACAAACGTTATATGGAAGAATCGCTCAGCCGCGAAATCACTGCTGCCGTGCGCCACAAGTCGCCCATTGGCATCGTGATGCTTTACCCAGACGCCATCCCTGCAGTGCAGAACGCTCAAGGCCGCCACGCTGTGGAACAGCTCTTCTGGGAACTTGGACAGCGCTTGCCGAGCTACATCCGTGGCGAAGATATCCCGTGCCGCTATTCCGATGACGTGTTCTGCGTGATTATGCCGGGCGCTGACCTCCAGATTACCAGGAACCGTGCCGAACGCATCCGCAACGAAATCTCGCAGCTCCAGATTGCCTACGGCGAAGGAATCCTCGCAACCACGCTCAGCATGGGCGTTGCCGTGATGCCGACCCACGCAAACGATGCCGGTTCGCTCATCTACACCGCAGAAGCCTCCCTCCAGATGGCTATGCAGGCCGGTGGCAACCGCGTCGTCGTCGCAAACTCCATCGTGAAGTAA
- a CDS encoding glycoside hydrolase family 3 N-terminal domain-containing protein: MKLSAIGFFAVASFALTHAGIKGTVIDESGAPIKDATVTVRALPNLLSSARTLSDEKGAFDFDKAKLSTAGKKALKKRGQSLIVRKTGFLPETLSVVPNKNYGNITLKRDPIENRIDSIMAKMTLDDMIAQMTQAKAPAVKCGNSICGSALEGGGAYTADFYANAWKQKIPVTYGKDNVHGVADVNNATIFPHNIGLGATRDSALVRKIGQAVAEEMWAAHIDLNFAPAITVPQDERWGRVYEGFGETTELAVDLGAAFVRGQQGDNNDAEWRVITTLKHFIGDGATDNGYDRGNAIMTDKILRQKYLPPYEAGVEQGALSVMASFNQVNGIHQHVDSAKITGILKTELAFDGYVIADWEGIESSTTPGAAGDYSPGLVTGISSKDAIKNAINAGLDMAMVPQSAEAFVRSMKELVASGAISEERVKDACRRILRAKIRAGRIDNPSGPAAYVGVTKNIGSTAHRQLAREAVQKSLVILKNKKVLPLKTTDKIFVTGTHANNSGLQCGAWTQGWQGTMENVPGATSIQAGFDEVANGARVATAEEAKTIIYVIGEVPYAEWFGDYRGDDFNNKIITKKARTDMSFNSTDSDIAQIKEWQKAGHKVAVVLITGRPLPITSLINAADAFVVAWLPGSEGAGVADVLFGKVKPTGKLPHTWPKDAKQIPINVGDGKKGLYPYGFGLRY; encoded by the coding sequence ATGAAATTATCAGCTATTGGGTTTTTCGCAGTCGCATCTTTCGCGCTCACACACGCAGGAATCAAGGGGACCGTCATCGACGAATCTGGCGCACCGATCAAGGACGCCACCGTTACCGTTAGGGCTCTCCCGAACCTGCTATCAAGCGCGCGTACTCTCTCGGACGAAAAAGGCGCTTTCGACTTCGACAAAGCCAAGCTGAGCACCGCCGGCAAAAAAGCATTGAAAAAAAGAGGCCAAAGCCTCATCGTGCGCAAGACGGGATTCCTCCCCGAAACGCTCAGCGTCGTCCCCAACAAGAATTACGGCAACATCACCCTCAAGCGCGACCCGATTGAAAACCGCATCGATAGCATCATGGCTAAAATGACGCTCGACGACATGATTGCCCAAATGACACAAGCCAAAGCACCGGCCGTAAAATGCGGCAACAGCATCTGCGGTTCTGCTCTTGAAGGCGGCGGCGCTTACACGGCAGACTTTTACGCGAACGCCTGGAAACAAAAAATTCCGGTCACCTACGGCAAGGACAACGTCCACGGCGTCGCTGACGTGAATAACGCAACAATCTTCCCGCATAACATCGGGCTCGGCGCCACGCGAGATTCCGCACTCGTTCGTAAAATCGGACAGGCCGTCGCCGAAGAAATGTGGGCCGCGCACATCGACTTGAACTTCGCCCCCGCCATCACTGTTCCGCAAGACGAACGCTGGGGCCGCGTGTACGAAGGTTTTGGCGAAACTACAGAACTCGCCGTAGACCTCGGTGCGGCATTTGTACGAGGCCAGCAAGGCGACAACAATGATGCCGAATGGCGCGTCATCACCACGCTCAAGCACTTCATTGGCGACGGTGCCACAGATAACGGTTACGACCGCGGGAACGCCATCATGACAGACAAAATCCTTCGTCAAAAGTATTTACCGCCTTACGAAGCGGGCGTTGAACAAGGCGCACTCAGCGTCATGGCAAGTTTCAACCAGGTAAACGGCATCCACCAGCACGTAGACTCCGCAAAAATTACGGGCATTCTCAAAACCGAACTTGCATTTGACGGCTACGTCATCGCCGACTGGGAAGGCATCGAAAGCTCGACAACGCCAGGCGCCGCAGGCGACTACTCGCCCGGACTCGTCACCGGGATTTCTTCGAAGGACGCCATCAAGAACGCCATCAACGCAGGCCTCGACATGGCAATGGTTCCGCAATCAGCAGAAGCATTTGTCCGCAGCATGAAGGAGCTCGTTGCATCGGGTGCGATTAGCGAAGAACGCGTCAAGGACGCTTGCCGCAGAATCTTACGTGCAAAAATCCGCGCGGGCAGGATTGACAATCCAAGCGGCCCAGCCGCTTACGTTGGCGTCACAAAGAACATCGGCAGTACCGCTCACCGCCAACTCGCCCGCGAAGCCGTGCAGAAGAGTCTCGTCATTCTCAAGAATAAGAAGGTTCTCCCGCTCAAGACTACAGACAAGATTTTTGTGACCGGAACACATGCCAACAATTCCGGCTTACAGTGCGGAGCTTGGACACAAGGCTGGCAAGGCACCATGGAAAACGTCCCCGGCGCAACATCAATCCAAGCAGGCTTCGACGAAGTTGCCAATGGCGCACGCGTCGCCACCGCCGAAGAAGCAAAGACCATCATTTATGTTATCGGCGAAGTTCCGTACGCCGAGTGGTTCGGCGACTACCGCGGTGACGATTTCAACAACAAAATCATCACCAAGAAAGCCAGAACCGACATGTCGTTCAACAGCACCGACAGCGACATCGCACAAATTAAAGAATGGCAAAAAGCAGGCCACAAAGTCGCCGTCGTACTCATCACCGGTCGCCCGCTCCCCATCACCTCGCTCATCAACGCCGCCGACGCATTCGTCGTCGCATGGCTCCCCGGCAGCGAAGGCGCAGGTGTTGCAGACGTGCTCTTTGGCAAAGTCAAGCCCACGGGCAAACTCCCCCACACTTGGCCCAAAGACGCCAAGCAAATCCCGATCAACGTTGGCGATGGGAAAAAGGGACTCTACCCATACGGATTTGGGTTGAGGTACTAA
- a CDS encoding TIGR00730 family Rossman fold protein: MAPKKVRTIPGQMAYHNAEFMESDAARPIRFLSEFFQPAQVFAQEEIKNSIVFFGSARTLPPDEIKKRRKGCKDKKELARLDRLSKVADSYNAARELAAKLGKWINKRHHGYAIMTGGGPGIMEAGNRGASDVGTPSVGLNIKLPFEQHCNPYIDDELNLQFRYFFVRKYWFLRMARALVIFPGGFGTLDEAFEMLTLIQTDKYAQQMPVVIFDSNFWKKALNWEFFAETGMINPEDLKLFKFCDTVDEAYDFITSRLEEQSEESVTFARSHAEDQEKKK; encoded by the coding sequence ATGGCACCGAAAAAAGTACGCACGATTCCAGGGCAGATGGCATACCACAACGCCGAATTCATGGAAAGCGATGCCGCACGCCCCATTCGATTCCTTTCTGAATTTTTCCAGCCTGCACAAGTTTTTGCACAAGAAGAGATCAAGAATTCTATCGTGTTCTTTGGTTCAGCACGTACACTCCCGCCCGACGAAATCAAAAAACGCCGCAAGGGATGCAAGGATAAAAAGGAACTAGCAAGGCTTGACCGACTCTCCAAAGTCGCTGATTCTTACAATGCCGCTCGTGAACTCGCTGCCAAGCTCGGCAAGTGGATCAACAAACGCCACCACGGCTACGCCATCATGACGGGCGGTGGTCCGGGCATTATGGAAGCCGGCAACCGCGGTGCATCTGACGTGGGTACGCCTTCTGTCGGCTTGAACATCAAGCTGCCTTTCGAACAACACTGCAACCCGTACATCGATGACGAACTGAACTTGCAGTTCCGTTATTTCTTTGTCCGTAAGTACTGGTTCTTGCGCATGGCTCGTGCGCTCGTGATTTTCCCAGGCGGATTCGGCACGCTCGACGAAGCCTTCGAAATGCTCACGCTTATCCAGACCGATAAGTACGCGCAGCAGATGCCGGTCGTGATTTTCGATTCGAACTTCTGGAAGAAGGCCCTGAACTGGGAATTCTTTGCCGAAACAGGTATGATCAACCCGGAAGACCTCAAGCTCTTCAAGTTCTGCGACACGGTCGACGAGGCTTACGACTTCATCACCTCCAGGCTCGAAGAACAGAGCGAAGAATCGGTCACGTTCGCACGATCCCACGCCGAAGACCAAGAGAAAAAGAAATAG
- a CDS encoding helix-turn-helix transcriptional regulator — MEIQSLKDISSQIRARRKSLGFTQAECAAFCGVGVRFLSELENGKESIHLGKTLQVLKMLGLKLQLFENGAE; from the coding sequence ATGGAAATTCAATCGCTCAAAGATATATCATCGCAGATTAGGGCTCGCCGGAAAAGTCTTGGGTTTACTCAGGCTGAGTGCGCTGCATTTTGTGGGGTCGGAGTCCGTTTTCTTTCTGAATTGGAAAACGGCAAAGAGTCCATACACTTGGGAAAAACGCTTCAAGTGTTGAAAATGCTAGGCTTGAAATTGCAATTGTTTGAGAATGGAGCTGAGTGA
- a CDS encoding AbrB/MazE/SpoVT family DNA-binding domain-containing protein, with product METLEITSLSTKGQVVIPRNIRNQLNLDIGDKLIVVCDGSNILLKPVLKPSMSEFKSLIEETDKIAKDLATTPEMLSTFIKDNR from the coding sequence ATGGAAACCTTGGAAATCACAAGTCTCTCAACAAAGGGACAAGTTGTCATTCCTAGAAACATTCGAAATCAATTGAATCTAGATATCGGGGATAAGTTGATTGTCGTTTGCGATGGCTCGAACATCTTGCTCAAGCCGGTTCTCAAGCCTAGTATGTCCGAATTCAAGTCTCTTATTGAAGAAACTGACAAAATAGCAAAGGATCTTGCAACGACGCCTGAAATGTTGAGCACATTCATCAAGGATAATCGATGA
- a CDS encoding type IV pilin protein has translation MKKQGFTLIELMVVIVIMGILAAVAVPKLFGMIAKSKASEVGPAAGTYVKLQDAYAAESNQLGTWALIGYTAPGTKNSDGTFESTVYKYSGAMTGAVALKETGATAQAKAWLAVAQVALNDCKKDSEWRIAVTGATTGVTYENTYSDQPNCEALTPNFKNIGTKASTSTTTGGNG, from the coding sequence ATGAAGAAGCAAGGTTTTACCCTTATTGAATTGATGGTCGTGATCGTTATCATGGGCATCCTCGCCGCCGTCGCAGTTCCGAAACTGTTCGGTATGATTGCTAAGTCCAAGGCCTCTGAAGTCGGTCCGGCAGCCGGAACCTACGTGAAGTTGCAGGATGCTTATGCCGCAGAATCCAACCAGCTTGGTACATGGGCTCTTATCGGCTATACAGCTCCGGGTACAAAGAACTCGGATGGAACATTCGAATCCACCGTGTATAAGTATTCTGGAGCAATGACTGGTGCAGTCGCTCTTAAAGAAACGGGTGCAACCGCACAGGCAAAAGCATGGTTAGCCGTTGCTCAAGTCGCCTTGAACGATTGTAAAAAAGACTCGGAATGGAGAATTGCTGTTACCGGTGCAACAACTGGCGTGACTTATGAAAACACTTATTCTGATCAGCCCAACTGCGAAGCTTTGACTCCGAACTTCAAGAACATCGGTACCAAGGCTTCTACCTCCACCACAACCGGTGGCAATGGCTAA
- a CDS encoding DUF3791 domain-containing protein, with protein sequence MCIRLFAKRFRLSLQTAASYLCDFKGVRFLDECYSSEHLLPVEDALNDLVVVCKNNGGTIG encoded by the coding sequence ATGTGCATCCGGCTTTTTGCGAAGCGTTTTCGATTGTCGCTTCAGACTGCAGCAAGTTATTTATGTGATTTCAAAGGCGTTCGTTTTCTCGATGAATGCTATTCTTCGGAACACCTTCTTCCTGTAGAAGATGCATTGAATGACTTGGTTGTTGTTTGCAAAAATAATGGGGGCACAATTGGATGA
- a CDS encoding DUF3990 domain-containing protein, whose product MRLLRFEKVCVEWAEFIYKNRSSSAKFTHNYDIVVGPIADDGVAYLLNMYEDGLRTLEELAKELEYKDLNSQYCFLTEKAVSLLRRVK is encoded by the coding sequence TTGAGATTATTACGATTTGAAAAAGTGTGTGTTGAATGGGCTGAATTTATTTATAAAAATAGAAGTAGTTCTGCTAAGTTTACTCATAACTATGATATTGTTGTAGGTCCGATTGCTGATGATGGAGTCGCTTATTTGCTGAATATGTATGAAGACGGCCTACGTACGTTAGAAGAGTTGGCTAAGGAACTTGAGTATAAAGACTTGAATAGTCAATATTGCTTTTTAACAGAAAAGGCTGTTTCTCTTTTGCGGAGGGTTAAGTAA
- a CDS encoding protein kinase yields the protein MFWNNLAEMMDRVARNLALRPNYTMEEYQRWFDHNPDFKHNGNAERIELIEPLSLVGTNQLYRAKLWIKHPRDEKHYDEKEIVVKICKYWAPPGKNRLHRLNMLLSAFQDEIRINNLVRATNIEGVVQSFGGGIAGRHPYLKLEFIKGCALDRVIKPKLTDEELLQRVAQIAYLANTISQLHYYQIVHKDIKPKNLLLCQNPAHKNNHKILICDFGYAQAKMRESVTEGGGVFSPSYSAPELAQSSENITYAVDYFSFGAVMHEYLTGVKLYPKAKEIYTEEGRLITKRYMEYIESGRENVFNDDRFPEIHEWIDALTTFDVNERMQKSPNLFALAHKLREEVNAQGFRDVNTDFLWNQLNEYGKRSF from the coding sequence ATGTTCTGGAACAATCTGGCAGAAATGATGGACAGGGTTGCGCGCAATTTGGCGCTCCGTCCGAACTACACCATGGAAGAATACCAGCGGTGGTTCGACCACAATCCTGACTTTAAGCACAACGGCAATGCAGAACGCATCGAGCTTATCGAGCCGCTTTCGCTCGTAGGCACAAACCAGCTATACCGCGCAAAGCTCTGGATTAAACACCCGCGCGACGAAAAGCACTACGACGAAAAAGAAATCGTCGTGAAGATATGCAAGTACTGGGCACCCCCAGGCAAGAACCGCCTGCACCGTTTGAACATGCTCCTGAGCGCATTCCAAGACGAAATCCGCATCAACAACCTCGTCCGTGCCACAAACATCGAAGGCGTGGTACAGTCTTTTGGCGGAGGCATCGCTGGCCGCCACCCCTACCTCAAGCTGGAGTTCATCAAGGGTTGTGCACTCGACAGAGTCATCAAGCCCAAGCTCACTGACGAAGAACTTTTGCAGCGCGTGGCACAAATAGCCTACCTTGCAAACACTATCAGCCAGCTCCATTACTACCAAATTGTGCATAAGGACATCAAGCCCAAGAACTTGCTCCTTTGCCAGAATCCGGCGCATAAGAACAACCACAAGATTTTGATTTGCGACTTTGGTTACGCACAGGCCAAGATGCGCGAATCCGTTACCGAAGGCGGCGGAGTCTTTTCGCCTAGCTACAGCGCACCGGAACTCGCCCAGTCTAGCGAAAACATCACATACGCAGTGGACTACTTTAGTTTCGGCGCCGTGATGCACGAATACCTGACCGGCGTAAAGCTCTACCCCAAGGCGAAGGAAATCTACACCGAAGAGGGTCGCCTGATTACCAAGCGTTACATGGAATACATCGAGAGCGGCCGCGAAAACGTGTTCAACGACGACCGGTTCCCGGAAATTCACGAATGGATTGACGCCCTCACCACATTCGATGTGAACGAGCGCATGCAAAAGAGCCCGAACCTTTTTGCCCTCGCCCACAAGCTCCGCGAAGAGGTAAACGCCCAGGGATTCCGGGACGTAAATACCGATTTTCTGTGGAACCAGCTGAACGAATACGGAAAGCGCTCCTTTTAG